The Candidatus Micrarchaeia archaeon region GATCAAAAGAATAAGCATATGGATTAATTCCAAGTTTTTGAATTTTTTCTAATTTTTCATTTTTATCTTGAATTGTTTTTTCTATTGCCATATTAACACCAATAAATTACAAATGAAAGTGTTTTTATTTCTTTATTATATTTTCATGATATATTTTATAATATTTTTATAGTATATTTTTATTATTTTTTCTTTATTATCCCTTTATTTATTATCTCTTCTTTTGATAGTAATATACATTCATTTAATATTTCTTCTTGTTTGGTATTTATTTCTTTAGGAGTTATTTTAAAATCCATACCTGCAGCATATGGATGCCCCCCACCTATTCCATTGAATTTTTTTCCTAATTTTTCAAGAACTTTTGTTAAATCAACACCGCAACCAACCCAAGTTCTTCCTGATAATTTTAAAATTGAATTATGTTCTTTTGGTGAGATTACAAATACAACATCAGCTACTGTTTCACTTAATACAGTTGATATCTCTCCAGTATATGAAGGACCTATTGCAATTGCAATTATCATTTCATTTACTATTTCATATTTAAATGTTTTAGCAGATTGAAAAAATCCAATGCACTCTTCTTTTGGTAATCTAGGTAAAGATATTTCAATTAATTGTTCGTATGTTTTTTTTATTTTTTTTCTTAATTCGTTTGAAAATGCAAAAGTATTTTTTGAAACTTCTTTATATCTTAATGAATCTGATATTATTCCGCAAAGTAATAGTTCTGCGGTTTCTGAATTAATATGAATATTTTCTTTTTTAAAAAGTTCATATAGAATTTCAGTAGTAGAAATAGCATCTGGTTTTATTATTTGTTTTTTAGATTTTATTTTAACATTTGCAGAATTATGGTGGTCAATTAATAAATCTGCAATTTTATTTTCCATATGGGGAAACATAGATGTATTTTGCCCGTCTAGTACAATAAGATAATCAAAATCAGTTATTTCTTCCCAATTTTTAATTTCTTTATTATATATTTTAATCAGCATTTTAGCATCATAATCAATTCTTCCAAAATGTGCAATTTTTACATTTTTTCCTAATACATTTTGAAGAGCATAAGCTGAGGAAACTGCGTCTATATCTGAATTTGTATGAAAAGTAATAACACATTTTTTATTTTTTAATTCCTTTATCATGTTTTTGCCACCAGTTTTCTAATCCTTTCATTTGAAGAAAAAAGATAAATCGAAACGAATATCACAGTTAAAAATACAACATATATAGGATTAAATATAAATGGCAATCCAAGAGATACTTCCACTGTTTTTATATTTCCATCTAATAAAGCAGTTATATTAAATAAAGAATGTAAAGGAATAGCAATTAATAAACAAGCTATAAATCCAAGTCTAAGATATTTTCTTACAGGGGTATAAGATTTTAAAAATCCGATTAATGCACCAGCTGTTCCAGTTATTGAACCATGTGCTAATGAATTAAAGAAAGATCTATATATAATTAATTGTATCCATGCAAAAAAACCAATTTCAAAGGGATTTGTTTTTGAGCTAAAATAATACCAGTTTTCTACAAATGAAAATCCTACTCCAATAACAAAACCAAAAAATAATCCAGCAAGTGCGTCATCAAATTCATGATGTCCTGACATTATAAATAACCCTATTGCTTTTACAAATTCTTCAATTATTGGAGCTATTAAAGCAGCACTTATCATTATTAATGAACCGCTTGCTAATGAAGAGAAAAATGTAGATATAATTAAATTTCCAAAAAAAGTATTTAATATAAATGCAAATAATGCTGATACAGTTCCAAAGACAAAAAGAGACCATAAAAATCTTAAAGGTTTCATTTCTAAAAACCAAGCTAATCCAAGATATATTAAAGGAAATAAAAATGCAGCTAATCCAGAAATTATAAATACCTGAAGTCCTATATCCGTACCTAATTTATCTATATTTGAAGTTAAAATTGAATAAAATAAGATGCCTATTAATAATATTTCAAAAATCCAGAATAATGGATTAAGTATGATATCTGCAAGTTTTTCTTCGTATGGTCTTCCTTTTAATTTTGGAAAAAATAAAGAGTGCAAAGTGTATTCATTTATTAATAATCCACCTATATGTCTATTAAATGCAGATTCAATTAAAATCATAATAATTAATATAGAAACAAGTGATATTGCAGGTACTAATAAAATATGTGCTTTTGCAATTGATTCAGCAAT contains the following coding sequences:
- a CDS encoding DHH family phosphoesterase; this translates as MIKELKNKKCVITFHTNSDIDAVSSAYALQNVLGKNVKIAHFGRIDYDAKMLIKIYNKEIKNWEEITDFDYLIVLDGQNTSMFPHMENKIADLLIDHHNSANVKIKSKKQIIKPDAISTTEILYELFKKENIHINSETAELLLCGIISDSLRYKEVSKNTFAFSNELRKKIKKTYEQLIEISLPRLPKEECIGFFQSAKTFKYEIVNEMIIAIAIGPSYTGEISTVLSETVADVVFVISPKEHNSILKLSGRTWVGCGVDLTKVLEKLGKKFNGIGGGHPYAAGMDFKITPKEINTKQEEILNECILLSKEEIINKGIIKKK
- a CDS encoding PrsW family intramembrane metalloprotease: MKSKNVLIFFLLFLVLPILNSSVLNIPSNQLNNDLNASIIIEQKQLENSLEEIKIFAEIVNPSEKRFVLYLLKEENGIYKPLQTMGIVDANSIVELNISIKLEYSGITSKHTNYALALSDEEDTIISKSFILFEDWSLYESNIAESIAKAHILLVPAISLVSILIIMILIESAFNRHIGGLLINEYTLHSLFFPKLKGRPYEEKLADIILNPLFWIFEILLIGILFYSILTSNIDKLGTDIGLQVFIISGLAAFLFPLIYLGLAWFLEMKPLRFLWSLFVFGTVSALFAFILNTFFGNLIISTFFSSLASGSLIMISAALIAPIIEEFVKAIGLFIMSGHHEFDDALAGLFFGFVIGVGFSFVENWYYFSSKTNPFEIGFFAWIQLIIYRSFFNSLAHGSITGTAGALIGFLKSYTPVRKYLRLGFIACLLIAIPLHSLFNITALLDGNIKTVEVSLGLPFIFNPIYVVFLTVIFVSIYLFSSNERIRKLVAKT